The Epinephelus moara isolate mb chromosome 11, YSFRI_EMoa_1.0, whole genome shotgun sequence sequence cgaaaagatcagagctactaaaatattgatgaatgcggacacgcacgtaaatttccgtctgcaaacagtttacgcacaaattccttctgctcatgtttcatgaatgagacccatggTGTTTAAAAAACCCACGTACACACACTAAATTTGTTGGAAAAAGGGGAATAAGACTCAAGTTGGTCAGAACATATGCGGCCGAAGCTGCACTCTGCACAGCTGTGCATTTTACCTGCAAGTTCCTTTCGAACTTGACCTAAAAGATGAGACTGTACAGAGGATAATTTTCTGAACCCATGAAGAAGAATATAATCCTTAAATTTAACAgtttagtgtgtaggattgacggggatatattggcaggaatggaatggcaaggcagctttatttgtaaagcacatttCTTACACAAGGACGTTTCAAAGGTCCTTACAGAgcagtaaaatataaaacattataaaggatacagaaaagagtaaagagaaaaacacataaataaaattaaagaaaaattaaataatgataataatatattattcaacttaaattattataataagttgaatataataaaataattggGTTTTCCcttgtttataatcacctgaaaataagaaccgttgtgttttcattaccttagaattgGCGGgctatatctacatatggagtcCATGTTGATTCCTAAAGAggcccagaacagacaagctaaacactggctctagacattTAGGCATTCACATTATCacatcagccaccgtagttctcctacacacgtAGACTTAGAGTCTGCAGCCATACTGGAAGTTCTTCTAGTCGTCAggacactaacacacacacagtgacaatgtTTATCATGTTAACCATCTTAGTTCAGGGTGTTGGCACGCTGACATGTGCCACTTATCCAATAGTTGCTGATACAACTCTCCAAATATGTGGACCGACAATgccatctccagagctacgctgctagcatgctaaaattTGTGGCTACATGACTTCTACTTGACACCAGTTtaacaatacatttatttatttgtgtagcaCTTTTACAGCTACTCAAAGGCACTTTATACGCTGATAAAGACTAACAGAAACAGTAAAAGcaataacagtttaaaaaaacctATGCAAAGTAATGTttgcctgtttgtttttatggcaGCGCCGCTTCATTTAACAGTGTAATGTAGCGTGGAGGGTAACTGAAGGTCAGGATTCTATTTCAAACCCATGATATTTCAAGAAgggcacatactgtacattttactgtacagtgtgtgctTTAGCCTTCCCATAATGCACCATAAGTCCTCATCAGACTGTAAAATGTGATTATCATGTTGGTTAAATACCTTAAATGAACTGACAGTTATTTTCAGCCACTCTGGGAGCGTTCGTGTTACGATAAAGGCCAAAGACTCCTCGCCATCAAAGGTTCCCTCTACTGACACACCTGGCACACCTAGTGACCCACTTCAGCCCCGCTCTGCCTCGGCCCCAGCTGATCTTgttacgtctgtgtgtgtgtgtgtctgtgtgtgtgtgtgttgtatctGTGCCTGTGTGCCTTTTGTCCTCAGCATGAGAAAGCCTGGGAGGCGTGCAACAAAATAGCTCAAGGTGAAGCCGAAGCCATCCTTTGTTTTCGCTCTGGTTTTACACAGCTGCGAGAGGAAACCATTTGTCCATTAAAATAACTGCAGAGAAAAcaactttaagtacattttcatatGACTGGGAATTAATTCCTCGTTTGCTGTGGAAAGTCAAACGGGAGAGAgaagtgtacacacacacactgtgccgGACCCACCCATTACAGTCACAAGCCAGCAGTACGGGGccacacacacgtacatgcTCACCCACACACTAGGGTGTGTCCACTACAGTGTACGGTTGCCTTGAATGACTGCGGGATGAATTTCGCAGAAACCCTGGATCTGTTCTAATAGTCTGGAGGGTTTTATTTTCCTCCCCTGACAAAACAAGTCAGAAACTCACACAGGaactcctcttttctctccttttgaTGGAACACACCGTATACTCAGGCCGTCAGAATGCATTTAGCTCAGAGATCAGTATGCAGTATGAAATGGATTCAGGCGATGCATTTAATGAAAATCAgttgggagaggaagagagtgaaacagaacGTGACACACGCGGAGCGTTTTCAGTTCCGTTCAGAAGCCTGCAGGATTTCctgtcaattatttttttttatagaagtgaAGAAATTTTGGATAAACACGTTGAGCACTTTAATTCGAAAACATACAAGTCGCCATTAGAATCAGAAAATTGGACCACAACTGACGGGGGACAGCTCTCAGACTGCACAGATGGACATAGACTATAAAAAGGAGCGTTACATAACAcatcacatactgtatgctTTATCCTGCATCTTATGGATGAAAAGATAATTCCTGGGTCTGCGCCAGGATAAGATCCAGAGTGTGTTGGCTGCGTAAAAATGTCTGACAGTGTACACTGTATATGATAATAATAGTTGAGCTTATTTATGTAACTGTGCTCAAATTCTACAGAGCactttacagtaaaataaaaaaaaaaaaaggaaaaaggaaatacatttaaaaataaggcaaaacatacagtatgtgataaCCCAAACTTCCAACCAAACATCTCAGTCCAACACAATGGGCATCAATCTGCTGCTATAATAGCCTCCACTTTCCTGCAGAGGCCGTCCTCAAGAATTTGGGACCTGGCTGCACAGATTTTATCCCATTCAGCTCCAAGAGCATAAGTGAGGTCAGGCACTGATGTGGCCGATAAGGCCTGGCTCACAGTCGGCGTTCCACTTCATCTGAAATGTGTTagatggggttgaggtcaggctGTGCAGGGCAGTCGAGTTCCTTCACACCAaagagaaatagaaaaaaaaaacagcattaagATTTACGGAAACTGAAATCAAGAGGCCAAATCACGGAAAAGAAAGCACAATAAGTACATGGACATTAGAGCTGATTAGTAGATTAACTGATTGGTTGatagacagaaaattaatcacaaACTCTTTAATAGAAATAAGATTTAAAGCGTCTAGCCTGTGAGTTGTGCTATACGCTGGTAGTCTTGGATTTTCTAGTAATGGTTAAACAAAAGTAGACATCCAAACATGTAAACATTCTCGCTATTGTCTTATTGTTTGgatccagacctttgaatccgccCACTCCACCGAGTTTGAGTTGACTGATTCGTCTGGCATTTTGACACGAGACAGCAGTTTCTCCGTTAAAATAAGAAGCGACCAATGAACACTGCGAGCAGGTCTAATActgttgtcaagctgttgtcaagcaGTGCGCCGGAACCAGTGAGGAGTAATAACACCAATGACAAGCGCCATAGACGAGATCAAGGCTGTTTCTAAATCAATATCACCTGACACCTGTTACctgtagtttgttttacttcGCTCTGTTCTCAGttttgtctgatatcaggcaaatTTTCGGACATTTaataggaaaaaaatcaaataatcaatcaaacaagaaaataatctaCATATCTGAGTTTTCTCCTTGCTCCAGTTTTAAAAAAGCGTTTTAAAAGAAGATGATTTAGTCAACTTGAGCTCTTCATGCAGGTGGTTTCAGATATAAGCTACTGTGTGTGGACGAGCCTGATGTAACTTGGTTTTCCGACACAGGCTCTGACAATAATAGCACATGATTAAGTGTTGTgatgtgtatatatgtaaagGAAACACTGGACCAAAGCCAGACTGCGCTCATCGGTTGAAACAACCCAGAAGTCGTTCCCTCCGTCAAATCTGTCGAGGTCAGCGCCGGTTCAGCAGAGATCCATAAAACAAACAGTCTTCCCTCTCCCCCGTTTCCTTCATCCCTCTCCCTCCGTTCCTCTCACACATACATCCTCCTCCATTTCCCATATCTCTCGCCCGTCTCCGAACGGGGCCCATTACagagcagctgctgtgtgttcAGTCCTCAGATGATGGAGTGATTCAGCAGAAGAGCAATAGGCAGAGGCCAAGTCTGTCTCTGCATCTCTTCCTccatctgtgtctctctcttctttttctctttgtgagAGTTGGACCGATGCCTGTCACTGGTTTGGCTCATTACTGGTTCTGTTTTTAGACAATCGAGGCTGCAGTCTTTACATTCTCGGGTGTAAACGTTAACCAGAGTTGAATATTACAGCGCTGATCCATAGAAGCGCTCACATCTGTCTGTCGTCTGTCTGGGATCTTTGATTGTGCATTGACTCGCTCTTGTATCACAAAGAGAAAGCAAACATCTCTGATACAGTAGGTCTATTGTTCCACTGTCACCACCATTATGGTCATAGAAGACAGATTAAACAGGTGACAAGAGGAAGGTCGGAGTGCTGTGTTCCGTATTCCTACAGCAAACACCCCCTCTGCTGGGTGGCATTGGACTGTACCTGCTAACTGTAGCATTGAAGCATTGAatgtacacatacagtacagccaTCAGGGAAGTTTATATTCAAATGCGGCTGGTTTAGAGTTTATTATAAAGTCCATCCTGAAAAAATCCTGTTACACTTAACTTTAAGACCCCTTAGTTAGCATTTATAAGCAGCACACATGGTTTATAACACAATAACGTAGTTGTATGCAGCCATACGGACATATTGTAGTGCTAATTATCCATTGTagacatattttatattattgcaGCTGTGTTATACTAGATTGTGATTCATTATCTGTTTATACAACAGCCTCCTCTTATGGATGCCCATAATAGTGGGTTATATCTACTTAAATCTGCATTATAGTGTAAACAGAACTCCCTCTGTCTCAAGGATCAGGTGCCAGATGAATCAGGAACATCTCAGATAAAATCATAAACATAAATGCTTTATAACACACTATAATGTAGATAAAATCATAAACATACATCTGATGTGCGAACCTGAAGAAGCCACAGGCAAAGCgcattgtttgtttatgattttATCTACGTTATACTGTGTTTTAAACTATCTACTAAATATTTTTATGCTGTTGATAAATGCTTATTGGGAGGTCTCaggctgcattcacatgctcctGCTCCCATTTCTCAAGATGGGAAGTGATTTGCTGCTGCACCAGTAGACAACACTCCCgaaaactgacaaaaatattgctttacctgacttgtgctaataaataAGGTTGCTAGGACACTCTACACAGACGGCAACTAAAGGTTACAACCCTAATACCATATAGCAAATGTATATGTCATCATAAAAAGTTTATAACCATCAACCGAACATTTACTTTCATCCACCATATTTAAGCATATTTAACAGTAACTCCTGTACCCAAGTTTTTGCCAACTTTCCAAGTTGTTGTTCTGACTTCAGGGGGTGTTCATGTGAATTTTCCCAGGCAGAAACTCATTTTTCCGATTATCCCGATACCACATGAATGCATGGTGGAGTAGAGTGTCGCCAGAATGCAGAAACTAAGCTACATATTTGGTCATAACGTTAAgacaagaattttttttaatgatttgccatttaaaaaatatgtcataGAAATGTGTAATTATAATTAACACAGAAATTAACTGGGAACAGACCACTCAAGTTAAGGGAAGATTCATATGTACCCATAGAACCTATTTTCATTccgatatcttgaggtgagagttcaaagGACCCCTTGCCAGTTATTCCCTCGTCAAAATTTTGCCTAACTTCAaagcattatttagcccccATTCCTGGCaagcttaaaaaatgagcacACCACTGCCACAGTAATGTTTGCATCCAATTATTTTTGCCAAGTGTGGCAGCAATTATATCAGGGATCATATCATAGCCTCCCCCCTTTAACACCATATAAACAGGTCCTACTGTAAGCTTGAGCACATTGAGACCACATTTGATTTTATCTGACAATACCTGTTTGATCTCTTTGGTGAAATGAggttgaaaaatgttaaaatgttttcactaCTTGTGCAGCAGACTTTGTAAAGCTGAATTGTAAATTAAAAATAGATGATAACTCAGTCAGTGAATACTTTTACCGCATTCTTCAAACATGAGTGGATGAGTTACAGTCAATTCAGCTTATAAAATGATACTTCTGAATAATCCTCTCTTCTTTTCTGTGCCTATAACAAACTATCCAAACAGGTGACAGCTGGAAAAGCTTTCTTTGTGCCTCTTGAAACTCAgagaaacatttcttttttctctgcctctgtgtcacctattttctttttcttcctctccgaaAATGACGCCACTGTGCCTCCCACCTAATCCTTTCATCCTCATCTTTACGCCCTCCACTTGTCTTCCACCCACACCCCTCCGGCATCTATCTTCCTCCACCTACTGCACCTCTCCGCTCCCCTTTTCTTGCTTTTAAAGATGACACAAGTCGGCACTCCTGTCCGCATTCACGTCTGTCATCTCGCTCAGCTCCCAGGTTTCTCTCCGGAGTCTCACTTCTGGTTTTTATTTAACACTGAGACACAGAGTGCAGGAGCAGAGGGAACCACAGTATGCTTAAAGTCTTCCTAGTTTGCCTCGGGCGCCATACGAGTATTTTACCCTGCTTTAACCAAAACTGTGGCGTGTGGTTTTGCTGCTTCCTTGTCAGATTGTGCTGcttgagcaaaaaaaaaaaaaaaaaacaccacatgtTTTGAATCCTTCCTCTGTTTCTTGTCCTCCTACAGCCCATCAGCAATGCAGACTTCATCGTTCCAGTGGAGATTGATGGGACTGTTCATCAGGTACTGTAGCACTAATATGGTGGGCTTCCAAAAGTGGtcttgaataaaataatatctaTTAATTTATAAGATCCCCGTTGAAAGCTTTGGCTCCATTCTCCTCCCTTTAGTATTTATTATTCTCATATTATCTCACAGCTACGTCAAAAGTGGGACAGCTTGTACTCTCCTCCCTGaatttattctgttttcattctctGTGTCTTTGCTCGCTGTAAAGATAGATGATGTGACTGTGTCACCTGGTAAACAAATGTCACAAAGCGTGTTGAAGGTGCTGTTGACTGAGCAGCAGAAGAGATGCTTCACTGATTAGAAAAGTGTGTGATGCAGGAAGAAACAAAGGCACTGGTTACACCTGCATCGTGACTAGACTTGTTGTGCTTCTGtataaaggttttttttctgcgTCCTGTTTGAAGCAGGAGCAGCGAGACTGTAGCTGTGACCTGGTTCAAGTAATCCAGGATAGGCTTTCTGTATCTGTTTTGGCCTATGCTTGATTACTTGCACTTGGGGGCAGCAACTAACCTCTGGAGACCTGCtgaagaagaggatgaagaggaacAGAAATATGATCACAAAGTAATGTCTGTTGTTGTGAAGAGATGGGTATTTGTCAAAAATGTCCTCCAGGTCAGGTACCGTATTTTCTCATGTAAAGgctcagggaaaaaaacaagggtGGATAACTCTGGGTGCCTGTTAGAAAGCATGCAAGCTAACTAAGAATATCatacattttattactttaatttagTAAATTTAACCACTTGTTGTTCTGGGTCACTCATCTAAAATATTATTGTCATATTCCAGTCACTGTGGCTGTACGTTTGTTAATACCCCAGCTAAACAGAATTTTGTAGTAGCATAGTAAGCACCACAAGATGTCAGTAGCTACATCAGAAGTACCACAGAGtggtgcagggatgatgtttaaTTGTAGGAAGTCATCATCGCCCTGGAAGTCGACAaaatttttccattggattttggattattgcagataATGAACTATGTGGGAAACAAACAACACTTATAGGATTTGTTCAGCAatataatcttcacaaattaacaccactttcatgatttttgaagcttaaatgcaatcgccagaagtaaaaagctaacgttagggtataaacaaactacaccatggtcacATGACCAACATCGCCACCACAACAAGTCTGTAAAGAGTAAAATTGGGCAATAACAAACTCCTCAAACCCCTCTAACGTAGCGGTGGGAATCACCTGAAGATCCACGATTtcatattatcatgatacttaagtcacaatacaatattattgcgataaaatatattgtgatatattgtgatttattaccttttttcaactgttaaTTATATCAccagaagaaaactttgttaaCTTCTGTTTTAGCTAATAAGATAACGTTTTCAgtccatttcttttattttacagcaaaatatatcagttggactgaaaaagcaattgataatattattctagtagactacctaaagtttaatttgtatttgtaattttaataatttatgtcatgaaaaatttaaaaatttaaatagtGGGTGAGATGCTGGCGTCCATTTAATGCCCGGCCTTAGTACTCGACAGTTGTGTCGGTGgtgtgttaaatatttttatgtctTCGTTTCAGGTGTACGTGCTGAAGAGGCCCCATGTGGACGAGTTCCTCCAGAAGATGGGGGAGCTCTTCGAATGCGTCCTCTTCACAGCGAGCTTAGCAAAGGTTTGTCCACATGCTTTGGTTTTCCACTCAAGGTGACAGCTTTACGCAGACTGTATTAacctggtgtttttgtttgtttttttccgtCTGTTCAGTACGCTGACCCTGTGGCAGACCTGCTGGACCAGTGGGGGGTGTTTCGGGCCCGGCTCTTCAGGGAATCTTGTGTTTTCCACAGAGGAAACTACGTCAAAGACCTCAGCCGGCTGGGCCGAGAGCTCAGTAAAGTCATCATCATAGACAACTCACCTGCCTCCTACATCTTCCACCCTGAGAATGCAGTAAGTCAGACTGAAAACCTACGTTGTCCTGGACTTGTGGCGTCCTGTGCTCATGCTACAGATGCTGtggtgggtagtatgtgtaagtTGAACTGTGGTAAAattccctccatctaaccagtgcctAGATATCCCACCTCTGGCTCTCAAGCTGTTGCTCCaactacaggctgtacttccacatttttgTATTGCCCGCCACCTATGCAGCCActgcagacacaaagagtatgaaagcagatcaagagacagacccgcccctctctgtctctcaaactCGGACTAGATtcaatcaaacagtaaaactaggcagtgctgatcatatATGTATCAAGATTATGTCTACTTGCCTATTTTTTGCCTacaatgtttttagaaacatattttagtgtcatGTCTAGCTGTAATAGTGacagtttgtgaacaggaagtgggcgccatactgtttcctgcacagtgaaaatgaaggccaaaaaaaatctgagtcGCCTATGTCTAGCTTCAAATGTTTTCCGAAACATGTTtcagcttactgtttaactgtaagaGATTGAGATAGTTTCTTGCCTGCCAGCCGCCATTGTTTCTAATGGATGTGTTCACTGACATCATCCACCAGTAGGACTGTTCATTGGTCTGGtgcggcgcagtgcattctTGTCATTGTAGGGttaagtatttgcatctttccacTGCATAGACATCATGGTTTTATTAAAAGGCCATCTTTCCAGTGGTGAAATACCCCTTTAATGTTGTGTTTAGGTTCctgaaaacatgtcatttgTTAGGGGTATCTAAGAGagtctttctttgtgtttgacCCAGAAATCTAACTACGTTTAGTCACACTTGAGTTAATatcaactaaactaaacttgGAAAATGTCTGATTATTTTTAGCGTAGCTctgcatatataaatataaactacAATGAGATTTTATGTGTCTCGAAATCCTGACTAAACTGGGGTCAAAATACACTGGTACCACGGAGAGAAGTTTGTAATAAAGTTACTGATGTTGGTAAATGATTATATCTGCGAGACGTTGTCAGTTTTAATCTGCgctgttgttttaaaaacagtgttgcGCCAGAGGCGGTGTTCCCAGCTTTATGAGATTTCTCTCCTCTGTGGAGAAGTTGCTCAGTAGAGCTGCTGCCACTCTTCGTGCCTTTGATGCGTTTCCTCCATTAATTATTCACACGAAACTCGCACCATCTCCTCACCTATAATGCAGCACTTTAGCATCGACTGTGAGCTCAGTCTTCTCccttcaaataaataaaatctctctgtttcctctctccGCAGGTCCCAGTGCAGTCCTGGTTTGACGACTTGACGGACACGGAGCTGCTGGACCTGATTCCTCTGTTCGAGGGCCTCAGTAAGGAGGAGGACGTTTACAGTCTACTACAGAGCCTGAGGAACAGGTAGCAAACGGCGGCTCCAGCTGGTCCTCCCTGCCTCGGCCCCGCTGCACAGAGGCCTCACCTCGCTGCCACGGCCCCGCAGCCCGGCTCCCGTCCTCCGAGCATCGCTGGTAGTCCCAGCGTGGCTCCTAATCTGAGGACTTCAGGCAATTTGTTCCGTCAATAATGAAATCTAGAGACAACAACTGTAGGGATTCTTACCATCTCTGGGTTCTTGGACTCTTTGTACAGGACTCCTACTGACAAAAGATTATATCACTGTATGTACATACTATATGTTTCTAAGCAAGACATACATAAAGTAATTTTTCTATCAGAGAGCGGAGGTTTTACTATTCTATCAAGTAATATTTTAGTTACCAAAAATAATCCAATAGAC is a genomic window containing:
- the ctdspla gene encoding CTD (carboxy-terminal domain, RNA polymerase II, polypeptide A) small phosphatase-like a isoform X1, which produces MDNTSIITQVANPKEEESISSSQDKVSQSNSSLKKHRSRSIFSPFFCCFRNYNDYHVEPPPANNKTLSLPPPPEENGSPPKCDQVQVIPIPSPPAKFLLPEVSIDDYSKNCVVIDLDETLVHSSFKPISNADFIVPVEIDGTVHQVYVLKRPHVDEFLQKMGELFECVLFTASLAKYADPVADLLDQWGVFRARLFRESCVFHRGNYVKDLSRLGRELSKVIIIDNSPASYIFHPENAVPVQSWFDDLTDTELLDLIPLFEGLSKEEDVYSLLQSLRNR
- the ctdspla gene encoding CTD (carboxy-terminal domain, RNA polymerase II, polypeptide A) small phosphatase-like a isoform X2, producing the protein MDNTSIITQVANPKEEESISSSQDKVSQSNSSLKKHRSRSIFSPFFCCFRNYNDYHVEPPPANNKTLSLPPPPEENGSPPKPPAKFLLPEVSIDDYSKNCVVIDLDETLVHSSFKPISNADFIVPVEIDGTVHQVYVLKRPHVDEFLQKMGELFECVLFTASLAKYADPVADLLDQWGVFRARLFRESCVFHRGNYVKDLSRLGRELSKVIIIDNSPASYIFHPENAVPVQSWFDDLTDTELLDLIPLFEGLSKEEDVYSLLQSLRNR